One Candidatus Profftella armatura genomic region harbors:
- a CDS encoding sirohydrochlorin chelatase produces the protein MNKIKKIFFEKKAIIIFAHGSRNVKWTEPFLYLKKKIKQIQPNLIVKIAFLELIDPNLITCVAQLYKKNINTITIVPIFIGKGNHIERDLQNLLKNIKKIYPNINIRTTLPIGESKKILTEIAKYCIRSL, from the coding sequence ATGAATAAAATTAAAAAAATTTTTTTTGAGAAAAAGGCAATTATTATTTTTGCTCATGGTTCCCGTAATGTAAAATGGACAGAACCTTTTTTATATTTAAAAAAAAAAATAAAACAAATACAACCTAATTTAATAGTTAAAATTGCTTTTTTGGAATTAATAGATCCAAATTTAATTACATGTGTTGCGCAATTATATAAAAAAAATATTAATACTATTACTATAGTACCTATATTTATAGGAAAAGGAAATCATATAGAAAGAGATCTACAAAATTTGTTAAAAAATATAAAAAAAATATATCCAAATATAAATATTAGAACTACTTTACCTATTGGTGAAAGTAAAAAAATATTAACAGAAATTGCAAAATATTGCATTCGTTCTTTATAA
- a CDS encoding leucyl aminopeptidase: protein MDFDIKLISSTTSIMSLKTDCLVVGIFKKNKLSSIVKDIDKYGEITNILKSGDLNEKLGSTLLLRNIQKINAKRILLVNLGDKKKKIKESNFIKIIQSIMNVFCNIGASNLLLMLPFNKIEKYNLSCLIIRTIIIISDNLYRSDAQKSKKKPIKINIKKIIFALDEKNYIDGKNAIIYGCAISKGIELTKNLGNLSANICTPTYLENISKKLSFDYKMDIEIINREQMQRLKMGSLLSVTHGSSEPPKLIIIKYMNGKFKEAPIVLVGKGVTFDTGGISIKPSYSMDEMKYDMCGAASILGTLYAISEMNLELNIIGVIVASENMLSGNSTKPGDIVVSMSGKTIEVLDTDAEGRLILCDALTYVERFKPSVVIDIATLTGACVVALGHHNSGLFSRNDEKHTKLVLDLLRAGKMSGDTAWNMPIEDRYQKQLKSNFADISNIGNSSADSITAACFLENFTKKYVWAHLDIAGVAWKSGDKKGATGRPVALLTYYLMLKSPNINFK, encoded by the coding sequence ATGGATTTTGATATTAAATTAATTAGTTCGACAACATCAATTATGTCTTTAAAGACAGATTGTTTGGTAGTTGGTATTTTTAAAAAAAATAAATTATCAAGTATTGTTAAAGATATTGATAAATATGGCGAAATTACAAATATACTCAAATCAGGGGATTTAAATGAAAAATTAGGAAGCACATTATTATTAAGAAATATACAAAAAATAAATGCTAAACGTATTTTATTAGTTAATTTAGGTGATAAAAAAAAAAAAATTAAAGAATCTAATTTTATAAAAATAATTCAATCTATTATGAATGTTTTTTGTAATATAGGAGCTAGTAATTTATTATTGATGTTACCATTTAATAAAATTGAGAAATATAATTTATCATGTTTAATTATTAGAACTATTATTATTATTTCCGATAATCTATATCGATCAGATGCACAAAAAAGTAAAAAAAAACCAATTAAAATTAATATTAAAAAAATTATTTTTGCTTTAGACGAAAAAAATTATATTGATGGAAAAAATGCTATTATTTATGGATGCGCTATTTCTAAAGGAATTGAATTAACTAAAAATTTAGGCAATTTATCGGCTAATATTTGTACCCCAACTTATCTAGAAAATATTTCTAAAAAATTAAGTTTTGATTATAAAATGGACATAGAAATAATCAATCGCGAGCAAATGCAGAGATTAAAGATGGGTAGTTTATTATCAGTTACTCATGGAAGCTCTGAGCCTCCAAAATTAATTATAATAAAATATATGAATGGAAAATTTAAAGAAGCACCTATAGTTCTTGTTGGTAAAGGCGTTACATTTGATACCGGTGGTATTTCAATAAAACCTAGTTATTCTATGGATGAAATGAAATATGATATGTGTGGAGCAGCTTCTATTTTAGGTACTTTATATGCTATTTCTGAAATGAATTTAGAATTAAATATAATTGGAGTTATTGTCGCTAGCGAAAACATGTTATCTGGAAATTCAACAAAACCTGGAGATATTGTTGTTTCAATGTCAGGCAAAACCATTGAAGTACTTGATACTGATGCTGAAGGAAGACTTATATTATGTGATGCTTTAACTTATGTAGAAAGATTTAAACCATCTGTTGTAATAGATATTGCAACATTAACTGGAGCTTGTGTGGTTGCTTTAGGTCATCATAATTCAGGTCTTTTTAGCCGTAATGATGAGAAACATACGAAATTAGTATTAGATCTTTTAAGAGCAGGCAAAATGAGTGGTGATACTGCATGGAATATGCCAATTGAAGATAGATATCAAAAACAATTAAAATCTAATTTTGCGGACATTTCTAACATTGGAAATTCATCAGCAGACAGTATCACTGCCGCTTGTTTTTTGGAAAATTTTACAAAAAAATATGTTTGGGCGCATCTAGATATTGCTGGAGTAGCCTGGAAAAGTGGAGATAAAAAGGGGGCAACAGGTCGTCCTGTAGCATTATTAACTTACTATTTAATGTTAAAATCACCTAATATAAATTTTAAATAA
- the rpsO gene encoding 30S ribosomal protein S15 → MTIKNNIKASIILDNSRTKNDTGSPEVQVALLTSRINDLNIHFKLHIKDHHSRRGLIMMVNRRKRLLSYLKNKDINRYRLLIDKLHLRK, encoded by the coding sequence ATGACAATTAAAAACAATATTAAAGCTTCTATTATCCTAGATAATTCTCGTACTAAAAATGATACTGGGTCTCCAGAAGTACAAGTTGCTTTATTAACTTCACGAATTAATGATTTAAATATTCATTTTAAGTTACATATTAAAGATCATCATTCTCGTCGCGGTTTAATTATGATGGTAAATCGTAGAAAACGTTTACTATCTTATTTAAAAAATAAAGATATAAATCGTTATCGCTTATTGATTGATAAACTTCATTTGCGAAAATAA
- the pnp gene encoding polyribonucleotide nucleotidyltransferase, which produces MFNKIIKSFKYGSYKISIEIGEIARQATSSVLVSIEDTVILATVVSCKDPTSTYNFFPLTVDYIEKAYAAGRIPGSFFKREGKPSERETIISRLIDRPIRPLFPEGYLNEIQIVVYVLSVNPQIDPDIASIIGVSTALSISELPFLGPLGVAKVGYIDGKYILNPTTEQLKKSHLDLLVAGTEKAIITVESESKQLPEDIILNAIIFGHEKMKIAINAINELVQNVGQKKVNWDPIIKDKTLISKIINISEHKIRKAYQIKNKQIRDLTFKNISKDIYSSLIDNENLTIDINDINCILYDLESKIIRKQILDKGLRIDNRGVNDIRPISIRTGILPRTHGSSLFTRGDTQALVVATLGTSRDEQKIDALMGEFTDSFMLHYNMPPFATGDIGRIGVPKRREIGHGRLAKRALLPVLPNNNKFNYSIRLVSEITESNGSSSMASVCGGCLALLDAGVPISEHVAGIAMGLIKDGEKVVILSDILGDEDRCGDMDFKVAGTVNGITALQMDIKIFGITYDIIQIALYKAKKGLSYILEKMKTEVPKCKNELSKFAPRLITIKIDPSKIRDVIGKGGSTIRTLTEETGTQIDINDEGIITIASFNSVSGQEAKRRIEKLTESVQIGKVYTGIVLRLFDFGAIIRILSGKDGLLHISQISSKRVNIITDFLKENQKVRVKVLGIDDRGRIKLSMIY; this is translated from the coding sequence TTGTTTAATAAAATTATTAAATCATTTAAATATGGTTCATATAAAATTTCTATCGAAATTGGTGAAATTGCTCGTCAAGCCACCAGCTCAGTATTAGTTTCTATAGAAGATACAGTGATATTGGCAACAGTAGTTTCTTGTAAAGATCCTACATCAACTTATAATTTTTTTCCTTTAACTGTTGATTATATAGAAAAAGCCTATGCTGCAGGTCGTATTCCGGGTAGTTTTTTTAAGAGAGAAGGAAAACCCTCTGAAAGAGAAACAATAATTTCTCGTTTAATTGATCGTCCAATTCGTCCATTATTCCCAGAAGGATATTTAAACGAAATACAAATTGTTGTGTATGTTTTATCAGTAAATCCACAAATTGATCCAGATATTGCTTCTATAATTGGAGTATCAACAGCTCTTTCTATTTCTGAATTACCATTTTTAGGTCCATTAGGAGTAGCAAAAGTTGGTTATATTGATGGTAAATATATTCTTAATCCAACAACAGAACAATTAAAAAAATCTCATTTAGATTTATTAGTTGCAGGTACTGAAAAAGCTATAATAACCGTTGAATCAGAATCAAAACAATTACCAGAAGATATTATATTAAATGCAATAATATTTGGTCATGAAAAAATGAAAATAGCAATTAATGCAATCAATGAATTAGTACAAAATGTAGGTCAAAAAAAAGTAAATTGGGATCCAATTATAAAAGACAAGACATTAATTTCTAAAATAATTAATATATCTGAGCATAAAATCAGAAAAGCTTATCAAATAAAAAATAAACAAATAAGAGATTTAACATTTAAAAATATTAGTAAAGATATCTATTCTTCACTGATAGATAATGAAAATTTAACTATAGATATAAATGATATTAATTGCATTTTATATGATTTAGAATCTAAAATTATTCGAAAACAGATTTTAGATAAAGGACTTCGTATTGATAATCGCGGTGTTAATGATATACGTCCAATTTCAATTCGTACTGGTATTTTGCCTAGAACGCATGGTTCTTCATTATTTACTAGAGGAGATACTCAAGCATTAGTAGTTGCTACACTAGGAACTTCTCGTGATGAACAAAAAATTGATGCATTAATGGGTGAATTTACTGATTCATTTATGTTGCATTACAACATGCCTCCATTTGCTACAGGAGATATCGGTAGAATTGGTGTCCCAAAACGCCGAGAAATTGGGCATGGTAGATTAGCAAAACGTGCATTATTACCGGTATTACCAAATAACAACAAATTTAATTATTCTATACGCTTAGTATCCGAAATAACAGAATCAAATGGTTCTTCGTCTATGGCATCTGTATGCGGAGGTTGTTTAGCATTATTAGATGCCGGCGTACCAATAAGTGAACATGTTGCCGGTATTGCAATGGGTTTAATTAAAGATGGTGAAAAAGTTGTTATTTTAAGCGATATTCTTGGAGATGAAGATCGCTGCGGTGATATGGATTTTAAAGTTGCTGGAACTGTTAATGGTATTACTGCACTACAAATGGATATTAAGATTTTTGGTATCACTTATGATATTATTCAAATTGCTTTATATAAAGCTAAAAAAGGATTATCATATATTTTAGAAAAAATGAAAACAGAAGTTCCGAAATGTAAAAATGAATTATCTAAATTTGCTCCACGTTTAATTACAATTAAAATTGATCCATCAAAAATTCGTGATGTTATTGGGAAAGGTGGATCTACAATTCGAACATTAACTGAAGAAACTGGAACTCAAATTGATATTAATGATGAAGGTATAATTACTATTGCTTCATTTAATTCAGTTTCTGGTCAAGAAGCTAAGAGACGAATTGAAAAACTTACTGAATCTGTTCAAATTGGAAAAGTGTATACTGGAATAGTTTTAAGATTATTTGATTTTGGTGCTATTATTCGAATTTTATCTGGAAAAGACGGTTTATTGCATATTAGCCAAATTTCTAGTAAACGTGTAAATATAATTACTGATTTTCTAAAAGAAAATCAAAAAGTTCGAGTAAAAGTATTAGGAATAGATGATCGTGGACGTATTAAATTATCAATGATTTATTAG
- a CDS encoding fumarate hydratase has protein sequence MTIIKEFDIIESIASAIQYISYYHPIDYIQHLTRAYKMEKGIAAKDAIAQILINSRMCAKEKRPICQDTGIVNVFLKIGMNVRFKGFNGSIHDVINEGVRRGYTNPNNILRASIVSDPHFIRKNTQDNTPAVINMELVPGNFLDIKIASKGGGSENKTKFAMLNPSDSLVDWIMKTVPTMGAGWCPPGILGIGIGGTPEKAMLMAKKVLMQDINMNSIIKNGPKNKIEELRLELFNKINSLGIGAQGMGGLSTVLDVKIMMYPTHAASKPVAIIPNCAATRHGHIILNGSGPVFMKPPSLSNWPKIKFTTNNKKFHYVNLNTLTKKEVSSWRSGEILLLNGKILTGRDAAHNRIQYMLSKGEKIPVNFNNRVIYYVGPINPVRNEVIGPAGPTTASRMDHFTNLILEKIGLIAMIGKAERSDKIIKLIKKQKIAYLVAVGGAAYLISKAIKSAKIICFEDLGMEAIYEFNVENMPVTVAIDSLGKSIHIDGPKKWKKYISIENSNLT, from the coding sequence ATGACCATTATAAAAGAATTCGATATTATTGAATCTATTGCGTCAGCAATACAATATATTAGTTATTATCATCCGATTGATTATATTCAACATTTAACTCGCGCATATAAAATGGAAAAGGGAATAGCTGCTAAAGATGCTATAGCACAAATATTAATAAATTCTCGTATGTGCGCAAAAGAAAAACGTCCAATTTGCCAAGATACTGGAATTGTGAATGTTTTTCTAAAAATAGGAATGAATGTACGATTTAAAGGATTTAATGGATCAATACATGATGTTATCAATGAAGGTGTTCGTCGTGGATATACTAATCCAAATAATATATTACGAGCCTCAATCGTGTCTGATCCGCATTTTATACGTAAAAATACTCAAGATAATACCCCAGCTGTAATTAATATGGAATTAGTGCCAGGAAATTTTTTGGATATAAAAATTGCATCTAAGGGAGGAGGATCGGAAAATAAAACAAAATTTGCTATGCTAAATCCTTCTGATTCATTAGTGGATTGGATCATGAAAACTGTTCCAACTATGGGAGCAGGTTGGTGTCCTCCGGGTATATTAGGTATTGGTATCGGAGGAACTCCAGAAAAAGCAATGTTAATGGCTAAAAAAGTATTAATGCAAGATATTAATATGAATAGCATAATTAAAAATGGTCCAAAAAATAAAATAGAAGAATTACGCCTTGAATTATTTAATAAAATAAATTCATTAGGTATTGGTGCCCAAGGTATGGGAGGATTAAGTACAGTATTAGATGTTAAAATTATGATGTATCCCACTCATGCTGCATCCAAACCAGTTGCAATAATCCCTAATTGTGCAGCAACTAGACATGGTCATATTATCTTGAATGGTTCTGGACCGGTTTTTATGAAACCACCATCGTTATCAAATTGGCCTAAAATAAAATTTACCACAAATAATAAAAAATTTCATTATGTTAATCTTAATACTTTAACTAAAAAAGAAGTTTCTTCTTGGAGATCTGGAGAAATTTTATTATTAAATGGAAAAATATTAACAGGAAGAGATGCCGCGCATAATCGTATTCAATATATGTTATCTAAAGGAGAAAAAATACCAGTAAATTTTAATAATCGTGTAATTTATTATGTAGGACCAATAAATCCAGTTCGAAATGAAGTGATTGGACCAGCTGGACCAACTACTGCTAGTAGAATGGATCATTTTACTAATTTAATTTTAGAAAAAATTGGTTTAATTGCTATGATAGGAAAAGCTGAGCGAAGTGATAAAATAATAAAATTAATTAAAAAACAAAAAATAGCTTATTTAGTTGCAGTAGGAGGGGCCGCTTATTTAATATCAAAAGCGATAAAGTCTGCAAAAATAATATGTTTCGAAGATTTAGGAATGGAAGCAATTTACGAATTTAATGTAGAAAATATGCCTGTTACAGTAGCAATAGATTCACTTGGAAAGTCAATACATATTGATGGCCCAAAAAAATGGAAAAAATATATTTCTATAGAAAATTCTAATTTAACATAA
- a CDS encoding rhodanese-like domain-containing protein gives MNNIKNILLQEARLHNENFFSYAGSITPSQGYILLCNDINIKLIDVRTKSELNWIGKVKINPSQYTEIEWKIYPENTLNPFFIYKFKNLFKNKKQILLFLCRSGERSKEAAEFVAKNGYINCFNILHGFEGIKNIKGHRKELTGWCSENLPWVGS, from the coding sequence ATGAATAATATAAAAAACATATTATTGCAAGAAGCCCGATTACATAATGAAAATTTTTTTTCATATGCTGGATCAATAACACCTTCTCAAGGTTATATACTACTATGTAATGATATCAATATCAAATTAATAGATGTTCGTACTAAATCTGAACTAAATTGGATAGGAAAAGTAAAAATTAATCCTAGTCAATACACGGAAATAGAATGGAAAATTTATCCAGAAAATACATTAAATCCTTTTTTTATTTATAAATTTAAAAATTTATTTAAAAATAAAAAACAAATTCTATTATTTTTATGTAGATCTGGCGAACGATCAAAAGAAGCAGCAGAATTTGTTGCAAAAAATGGATATATTAATTGTTTTAATATTTTACATGGATTTGAGGGTATTAAAAATATTAAAGGTCATCGCAAAGAATTAACCGGTTGGTGTTCTGAAAATTTACCATGGGTTGGAAGTTAA
- the fdxA gene encoding ferredoxin FdxA encodes MTHVVTESCILCRYTDCVNVCPVDCFRMGSNFLVIDPEECIDCAVCVAECPVSAIYAEEDVPSEQKHFIKINSELTKKWPSITKSIDPLPEADKWKNVTKKLVYLKK; translated from the coding sequence ATGACTCATGTTGTCACTGAATCTTGTATTCTTTGCAGATATACAGATTGTGTTAATGTTTGCCCGGTTGATTGCTTTCGAATGGGTTCAAATTTCCTGGTTATTGATCCAGAAGAATGCATTGATTGCGCTGTATGTGTAGCAGAATGCCCTGTTAGCGCTATTTATGCAGAAGAAGATGTTCCATCTGAACAAAAACATTTTATTAAAATTAATTCTGAATTAACAAAAAAATGGCCATCAATAACAAAATCAATAGATCCATTACCTGAAGCTGATAAATGGAAAAATGTTACTAAAAAATTAGTATATTTAAAAAAATAA
- a CDS encoding NAD(P)/FAD-dependent oxidoreductase, which produces MKINTVKTDAVIIGAGPVGLFQIFELGLLEIKTHVIDSLNKVGGQCIELYPDKPIYDIPAVPIYTGRELIDNLLKQVEPFSPVFHLGEEVISIKKRENGYFDLITSIGKHFITKTIFIAAGVGSFQPRTLKVEGIKQFTNSQLFYQIKNPSIFYDKNIIICGGGDSALDWALNMVGKAESVILLHRSNNFRAAPSSVSKMKILCDNYEMQFIVGQITGIEINNNKLNKIKVTSKDGVTRRIPLDMLLVFFGLSPKLGPITKWGVDIINKQIKVCNTEKFETNIPGIFAVGDINTYPGKKKLILSGFHEAALAAFGAIPYIFPDKKINMQYTTTSTKLHKILKVNSSVFH; this is translated from the coding sequence ATGAAAATTAATACAGTAAAAACAGATGCCGTAATTATTGGAGCTGGTCCAGTTGGATTATTTCAAATTTTTGAATTAGGTTTGCTTGAAATTAAAACGCACGTAATTGATTCTTTGAATAAAGTTGGTGGTCAATGTATTGAATTATATCCAGATAAACCAATTTATGATATACCAGCTGTACCAATTTATACTGGACGAGAATTAATTGATAATCTTTTAAAACAAGTAGAACCATTTTCTCCTGTTTTTCATTTAGGAGAAGAAGTAATATCAATTAAAAAACGTGAAAACGGTTATTTTGATCTTATTACCTCTATTGGAAAACATTTTATAACTAAAACTATTTTCATTGCAGCGGGAGTAGGTTCTTTTCAACCACGTACCTTAAAAGTTGAAGGAATAAAACAATTTACAAATTCACAATTATTTTATCAAATAAAAAATCCTAGTATTTTTTATGATAAAAATATAATAATTTGTGGGGGAGGAGATTCAGCATTGGATTGGGCATTAAATATGGTAGGAAAAGCTGAATCAGTGATTTTATTACATCGTAGTAATAATTTCAGGGCAGCACCATCTTCAGTGTCAAAAATGAAAATATTATGTGATAATTATGAAATGCAATTTATTGTTGGACAAATTACTGGAATAGAAATAAATAATAATAAATTAAATAAAATTAAAGTTACTAGTAAAGATGGGGTTACTAGAAGAATACCATTAGATATGTTATTAGTATTTTTTGGACTTTCTCCTAAATTAGGTCCTATCACTAAATGGGGCGTTGATATAATTAATAAACAAATAAAAGTCTGTAATACAGAAAAGTTTGAAACTAATATTCCTGGTATTTTTGCGGTAGGAGATATTAATACATATCCAGGAAAAAAGAAATTAATTTTATCTGGTTTTCACGAAGCCGCTTTAGCAGCTTTTGGTGCTATTCCATATATTTTTCCAGATAAAAAAATAAATATGCAATACACTACTACATCTACAAAATTACATAAAATACTCAAAGTTAATTCATCAGTATTTCATTAA
- the rplS gene encoding 50S ribosomal protein L19, with protein sequence MNLIQKIEQEEIIRLKKNIPDFVTGDTIIVNLNVIEGTRKRIQAYEGIVISRRNKGLNSNFIVRKISYNEGIERTFQLYSPIISSIIVKRRGDVRRAKLYYLRKCSGKSARIKEKLLKK encoded by the coding sequence ATGAATTTAATTCAAAAAATCGAACAAGAAGAAATAATTCGATTAAAAAAAAATATTCCTGATTTTGTTACTGGAGATACTATTATTGTGAATTTGAATGTAATTGAAGGAACAAGAAAACGAATACAGGCCTATGAAGGAATAGTTATTTCTAGACGTAATAAGGGGTTAAATTCAAATTTTATTGTTCGCAAAATTTCTTATAATGAAGGAATTGAAAGAACATTTCAATTATATTCCCCGATTATTTCATCTATTATAGTTAAACGTAGAGGTGATGTACGTCGAGCTAAATTATATTATTTACGTAAATGTTCAGGAAAATCGGCTCGTATCAAAGAAAAATTATTAAAAAAATAA
- the trmD gene encoding tRNA (guanosine(37)-N1)-methyltransferase TrmD produces the protein MQFDVITLFPEMFSAITQSGITRRAFEKKQYSLNLWNPRNFSSNNYRKIDDYPYGGGVGMIMLGKPIEDTITAIKKNIKKIPKIIYMSPQGKKLTHNIIIKLLKESNLILLCGRYQAIDQRFLDNFIDEEISVGDFILSGGELPAMMLIDAIVRLLPKVLNNKLNMQDSFINGLLDCSYYTKPRIYLNMEVPIVLLSGNHKKIKKWKRKNSLKITNKKRPDLIIKARKNKFLTCTDEEFLKKINKK, from the coding sequence ATGCAATTTGATGTTATTACATTATTTCCTGAAATGTTTTCCGCTATTACTCAATCAGGTATTACAAGACGCGCATTTGAAAAAAAACAATATTCTTTAAATTTATGGAATCCTCGTAATTTTTCTTCTAATAATTATCGTAAAATTGATGATTATCCATACGGGGGCGGTGTAGGAATGATAATGTTAGGTAAACCTATAGAAGATACAATAACAGCAATAAAAAAGAATATAAAAAAAATACCAAAAATTATTTATATGTCACCTCAAGGTAAAAAGCTTACACATAATATTATTATAAAATTATTAAAAGAATCTAATTTAATACTATTATGCGGGCGATATCAAGCAATTGATCAACGTTTTTTAGATAATTTTATAGATGAAGAAATTAGTGTTGGAGATTTTATCTTATCTGGCGGTGAATTACCTGCTATGATGCTTATAGATGCTATTGTTAGGTTGTTACCTAAAGTATTGAATAATAAATTAAATATGCAAGATAGTTTTATAAATGGTTTATTGGATTGTTCATATTATACAAAACCTAGAATATATCTTAATATGGAAGTTCCAATAGTTTTACTTAGCGGTAATCATAAAAAAATAAAAAAATGGAAACGTAAAAATTCACTTAAAATAACTAATAAAAAAAGACCAGATTTAATTATAAAAGCACGTAAAAATAAGTTTTTAACATGCACTGATGAAGAATTTTTAAAAAAAATTAACAAAAAATAA
- the rimM gene encoding ribosome maturation factor RimM (Essential for efficient processing of 16S rRNA) has translation MKKINYINNQSKIFTKDLITIGVVLRAYGIFGWILIKLFLDDKNIFFYARKIWFFDPNSLKLFSIKILNKKNHGNYVLANLYGITDRNLATKLQGYYLKISINDFPKLLSSDTFYWFNLIDCIVENIHGKLLGTVTEIIQNKVHSILRIIQSSTEIICTKKYKKKYGILIPFIKIFIKNVDIIKKKIIVDWD, from the coding sequence TTGAAAAAAATTAATTATATAAATAATCAATCTAAAATTTTTACAAAAGATTTAATAACAATTGGGGTTGTTTTAAGAGCATATGGTATTTTTGGATGGATACTTATTAAATTATTTTTAGATGATAAAAATATTTTTTTTTATGCACGAAAAATTTGGTTCTTTGATCCAAATTCTTTAAAATTATTTTCTATTAAAATATTAAATAAAAAAAATCATGGAAATTATGTATTAGCTAATTTATACGGAATAACAGATCGTAATTTAGCAACAAAATTACAGGGATATTATCTTAAAATATCTATTAATGATTTTCCAAAATTATTATCATCTGATACATTTTATTGGTTTAATTTGATTGATTGTATAGTTGAGAATATTCATGGAAAATTATTAGGAACTGTTACTGAAATTATACAAAATAAAGTACATTCAATTTTAAGAATAATACAATCATCAACTGAAATAATTTGTACAAAAAAATATAAAAAAAAATATGGGATATTAATTCCTTTTATTAAAATATTTATTAAAAATGTTGATATAATTAAAAAGAAAATTATAGTTGACTGGGATTAA
- the rpsP gene encoding 30S ribosomal protein S16, with protein sequence MVIIRLTRKGAKNRPFFNIIATDSRNSRDGRFIERIGFYNPLASKKEKKFKILLNRFTYWKQVGAKTSLTVDRLIRYNNKNYFNL encoded by the coding sequence ATGGTTATTATTCGATTAACACGTAAAGGCGCAAAAAATCGTCCTTTTTTTAATATTATAGCAACTGATTCTAGAAATAGTAGAGATGGTCGTTTTATTGAGCGAATAGGTTTTTATAATCCATTGGCCTCTAAAAAAGAAAAAAAATTTAAAATTTTATTAAATAGATTTACTTATTGGAAACAAGTTGGAGCTAAAACATCATTAACGGTCGATCGTTTGATTCGTTATAATAATAAAAATTATTTTAATTTATAA
- a CDS encoding YjbE family putative metal transport protein (Members of this highly hydrophobic protein family,regularly are found preceded by the yybP-ykoY manganese riboswitch (see RF00080). A metal cation transport function is proposed.): protein MTFLTASNGISIIQIILIDILLGGDNAIIIALACRNLQPNIRTKGIIFGTFGAIAIRIILVIFSINLLNLKYIKIIGGFLLFWISIKLLSNDHNYTTIASGKNLIHAIKTIIFADLIMSIDNVLAIAGTASQISNKYQMLLVIIGILFSIPIIIFGSKLVLILIEKFSSIIILCSILLGYLSGNMIFSDQSLTQLQINKLLIKNIFIFNMELHISLPGIIMSIIVVCSSIYLSKNKYINKNNFK from the coding sequence ATGACATTCTTAACAGCATCAAACGGAATTTCTATTATACAAATTATTTTAATAGATATTTTACTGGGAGGTGATAATGCCATTATTATTGCCCTTGCTTGTCGAAATTTACAACCTAATATACGAACAAAAGGAATTATTTTTGGTACATTTGGGGCTATTGCTATTCGAATAATATTAGTTATATTTTCAATAAATTTATTAAATTTAAAATATATAAAAATAATTGGAGGTTTTCTTCTTTTTTGGATTAGTATAAAATTACTATCTAATGATCATAATTATACCACTATTGCTAGTGGTAAAAATTTAATTCACGCGATTAAAACTATTATTTTTGCGGATTTAATTATGAGTATAGATAATGTATTAGCTATCGCTGGAACAGCATCTCAAATATCAAACAAATATCAAATGTTATTAGTAATAATTGGTATACTATTTAGTATACCAATTATTATTTTTGGCAGTAAATTAGTTCTAATTTTAATAGAAAAATTTTCAAGTATTATTATATTATGTTCAATATTATTGGGTTATTTATCTGGTAATATGATTTTTTCTGATCAATCTCTTACGCAATTACAAATAAATAAATTATTGATAAAAAATATTTTTATATTCAACATGGAATTGCATATTAGTTTACCTGGTATTATAATGTCAATTATTGTTGTTTGTTCGAGTATTTATTTATCAAAAAATAAATATATCAATAAAAATAATTTTAAATGA